The genomic window TCTGATCAGCATTTTTCACACCATTTACTTCAATACCAAAACTTTGAAATATTTGAGCTGTTCTACTTGCTAAGCCGTTTCGACTAGTACCATTCAGGATTTCAACACTGACCTTAAAATCTTCATTCATTACAGCTTGAATGTTAGACAAGGTGTCACTTAGCTTTTCAACAGTTTCCTTAATTAACCTGGAATCATAGTGAGGAAATAATAGTTCCTGCCCATCCACTACTTTAGTTACCCCCAGAACCCGCTGTTGAACAACTCTATCAACATCCATTCGAGTAGCAACCTTTAACCACTCCATAAAGGATTTCTTATCAAGTTTAGTGTCCCATAATTTGTAGAAAACGCTGAACACTTCAGGCTGCAACAAAAATTCACTTTTCACGTTCATTTTTTTGTAATAGGACTCTAAAAATTTCTGCCGTCTTCCTACCCTGTCTACTTCAGGCTCCCCTTCTTCATGATATGATAAATAATCAACACTCTTACTACCATCCAACAAAACACTTCCAGAAGGCAACAGTAATATTTTGTCTTCATTAATTTTTTCGACAGGATTGGCAATAAAGAGATCAACACCATCTATCAAATTAACAGCTGTAGATAAATCATCAATATTTATAGAAAAGACAAAATCAATTTTGTCACCAATTAAGTCTTCTACATATTTTTTATATTTATCAGGAGATTTAACATTGAATACAGAATCAATCCGGTCTACTTTATTCGTTTCTTTAATAATGGTACCTGTATTACCTGGTATATCCAAGAATCCCATCTTGTCCGTATTTGTATCCATTAGAACATATTCTGTTTCTATCTGTTTATCACCATCATGAACTACAACGAGAAAAGATAACTTACCTTTCTTATTAATAAGATCGGTTATCTTATCACTTCGTAGTTGCAAATAGAAAAATACTCCTGCTACAAGTATAACAATTAGCATCAATCCAAACAAAACAAGGGTTTTACTTGTATCTCTATTCATTATATTGCTTCAACTCCCTAATCCACTCATCAATTTCTTCGTCTATCTCTTTGATTCTATCAGGAAACAACAAGCGAGATTGCTCTATAACAGTCAAAACCGCCTCATTCAAAGTTTTTTCCAGGACCATATCTCTAAAGCCATCATCAATATATTGTCGTCCAGGCTCAATAAAATCTGCTATAAATAGTATTTTACCAACATCTGACATACCTGATCGTCCTAGGGTATGCCATCTGACAGCATTAAGAATAATAGAGTTTTTAATTTTGAATCTCTTCTCAAGAATGACGGCACCAG from Spirochaeta cellobiosiphila DSM 17781 includes these protein-coding regions:
- the yqeK gene encoding bis(5'-nucleosyl)-tetraphosphatase (symmetrical) YqeK, producing the protein MKTKKQIKTYLKENLSKKRRKHSKRTAKCAKNLAIHYGISKKKSYMAGLAHDIARELDDDELFSLVRKDGLPLHGYERNNPVLLHGRAGAVILEKRFKIKNSIILNAVRWHTLGRSGMSDVGKILFIADFIEPGRQYIDDGFRDMVLEKTLNEAVLTVIEQSRLLFPDRIKEIDEEIDEWIRELKQYNE
- a CDS encoding LCP family protein, whose product is MNRDTSKTLVLFGLMLIVILVAGVFFYLQLRSDKITDLINKKGKLSFLVVVHDGDKQIETEYVLMDTNTDKMGFLDIPGNTGTIIKETNKVDRIDSVFNVKSPDKYKKYVEDLIGDKIDFVFSINIDDLSTAVNLIDGVDLFIANPVEKINEDKILLLPSGSVLLDGSKSVDYLSYHEEGEPEVDRVGRRQKFLESYYKKMNVKSEFLLQPEVFSVFYKLWDTKLDKKSFMEWLKVATRMDVDRVVQQRVLGVTKVVDGQELLFPHYDSRLIKETVEKLSDTLSNIQAVMNEDFKVSVEILNGTSRNGLASRTAQIFQSFGIEVNGVKNADQNNYENTVILDHRGNSAAAERVAKIIQCDRIQTTPDDDGTTADITIILGRDFDGRYVK